A portion of the Malania oleifera isolate guangnan ecotype guangnan chromosome 3, ASM2987363v1, whole genome shotgun sequence genome contains these proteins:
- the LOC131150982 gene encoding UDP-glycosyltransferase 89B2-like, with product MAQPTVTVCGGAGAHVLLCPFPASGHIIPLLDLARHLLIRGLTLTIWVTPANLPLLQPLLSSHPSSLQPLVLSPPEVPATGLAAKIRAFGELYDPILGWFRSHPSPPAAILSDFFLGWTLHLAREVGVPRIVFSPSSAFAIAVSNSIWRDLPKNGDPENANFVVSFPKVPNSPKYPWWQLSKIYRDSKEGDPDWEFFRNGILANMASWGVVFNSFYQLESVYIDHLKEELGHDRVWTVGPLLPPDHDPVRATNRGGSSSVPSHDVFRWLDKLADRSVVYVCFGSRCVLTQAQMNVLATGLELSGVHFIWCARTLNEEQTRSDGGKIPDGFEDRVVERGFVIKGWAPQVAILSHRAVGAFLTHCGWNSTLEGLVAGVVMLTWPMDSDQFTDAKFLVDQLGVGIRVGENTQNIPDSAQLAQILSESVDGSGSKSSRAMELSKLALEAVKGGSSSERDLDKLVETLSQLSSTFESTVD from the coding sequence ATGGCACAGCCCACGGTCACCGTTTGCGGCGGCGCAGGTGCCCACGTCCTCCTCTGCCCTTTCCCGGCATCGGGTCACATCATACCCCTCCTCGACCTCGCCCGCCACCTCCTCATCCGCGGCTTAACCCTCACCATCTGGGTCACGCCCGCCAACCTCCCTCTCCTCCAGCCCCTCCTCTCTTCCCACCCTTCTTCCCTCCAGCCGTTAGTTCTCTCGCCCCCAGAAGTTCCGGCCACCGGCCTCGCAGCCAAAATTCGCGCCTTCGGCGAACTTTACGACCCCATCCTTGGGTGGTTCCGGTCCCACCCCTCGCCTCCGGCGGCCATCCTCTCCGATTTCTTTTTGGGCTGGACCCTCCACCTCGCACGCGAGGTCGGCGTGCCGCGCATCGTCTTCTCCCCGTCCAGCGCGTTTGCGATCGCGGTTTCTAATTCCATCTGGCGCGACCTGCCAAAGAACGGCGATCCCGAAAACGCCAATTTCGTCGTCTCGTTTCCGAAAGTCCCGAATTCCCCCAAGTACCCTTGGTGGCAGCTCTCTAAGATCTACCGCGACTCCAAGGAAGGAGACCCAGATTGGGAGTTTTTCAGGAATGGCATCTTGGCAAACATGGCAAGTTGGGGCGTCGTGTTCAACTCGTTCTACCAGCTGGAGAGTGTTTACATTGACCACCTTAAAGAGGAGTTGGGACACGATAGGGTGTGGACAGTTGGCCCACTTTTGCCGCCTGATCACGATCCAGTGAGGGCCACTAATCGAGGTGGGTCAAGCTCAGTACCATCTCACGATGTGTTCAGGTGGCTTGATAAATTGGCAGATCGGTCCGTTGTTTATGTTTGTTTCGGAAGCCGATGTGTGTTGACACAGGCGCAGATGAATGTTTTGGCAACAGGTCTGGAGCTCAGCGGCGTTCACTTCATTTGGTGCGCGAGGACATTAAATGAAGAACAAACGAGAAGTGATGGTGGCAAAATTCCCGATGGGTTCGAAGATCGGGTAGTTGAAAGAGGTTTTGTCATTAAGGGATGGGCTCCGCAAGTGGCAATACTGAGTCACAGAGCCGTGGGCGCTTTTTTGACTCATTGTGGATGGAACTCAACTTTAGAAGGACTCGTTGCAGGAGTCGTAATGTTAACTTGGCCGATGGATTCAGATCAATTTACAGATGCCAAGTTTTTGGTGGACCAATTGGGAGTGGGGATCCGAGTTGGGGAGAACACTCAAAACATTCCTGACTCCGCTCAGTTGGCTCAAATATTATCTGAGTCGGTGGACGGTTCTGGATCAAAAAGTTCTCGAGCCATGGAATTGAGCAAATTGGCATTGGAAGCAGTCAAAGGAGGTAGTAGCTCAGAAAGAGATTTGGACAAACTAGTGGAAACATTGTCTCAACTTTCAAGTACTTTTGAGTCGACGGTAGACTAA